DNA from Streptomyces rishiriensis:
GGATGTGAACGCACCCTGGACCGCGTGCTAATGTTCTGCGTGTCGGAAGGCGCCAGGCCGCAAGGCCCACAAGCCGGAAGACACACCCAATGCGCGGGTGGCGGAATAGGCAGACGCGCTGGATTCAGGTTCCAGTGCCCGAAAGGGCGTGGGGGTTCAACTCCCCCCTCGCGCACAGTTGAAAGCCCCGCAGGTCTCAGACCTGCGGGGCTTTCGCGTTCCCGGAAGGCTTACTGACCGGCACGGTTGATCCGGGCCATGCGGGCCGGGTGATGTGGGTTCAGGTCATGGTTGCTCACGGTGTGTGAGGAACGTCTCAGGTCCGAGGGGCAGTGCCGGCCGGGCGCGGTTCGTCGCTCATCGGCGGGCCCTTCGAGGGTGCGGCGGACTGCACTGTCTTCATCCCGGGTGTTGAGCGGCGGCCCTGCTCGAACCCTCACCTCACCCGAGGCACGCCTCGCAGCCCGGGCCTGGGCCTGGGTCCGGGTGCGGGGTCGGTGCGCCCCCGGGTCGGTCCGGTCCGGAGCCGGTCCGGAGCTGGTCCGGAGCCGGGTGCTGACCGGGACCCGCGTCTACGCGATCGCCGTGCACGGCATGCCTGCCCACGGTCCTGGGCCGCGCCGCATCGAACATGCCCCGCCCTACGGCGCCCAGCCCCCTGGTCGCTCTGCCGCTGCGGATCGGGCTCCGTTCGACGCGACTTCGGATCGGGCTCGCCCGGCGCGACTGGATCGCGATCCGGCCTCCGCGTGCCGGTGTTCTCGCCCGACGGGCGTGTTTCACGTGAAACATGCCCGCTGCTGTGGCGGCGCCGTCGTGAACCCGCTGCCGGGCGGCCGTTGTGCCAGGGCGAGAGGGTGTACCGGCTCGGCTGTACCGCAGGGGCGGGCGAGGGGTTTTCCACAAACGGGAGGTTGTCCACAGGGGCTGCCGCCGTGCCGTCGTCGCGCTGTACGGTCGGCACGAGTTGATGATCGGCTCGTCGAGCCGACGGACGTACGGGTGCGGGGGAGGCGGTCATCGTGACCGAGGCCGGTGGTGGGGGCGCGGAGATGGGCGGGGCGCGCAGGCTTCCCCGAGTGCGGGGCTTCGCCGACAGGCCCGCCGGGCCGCCCGCCGCAGGAGCGGAATCGGGGGCGGCCCCGGGGTCGCCGAAGGTGGAGGGCAAGGCGCTGCGCGGCCGGGTGCCGCGTTCGGCACACGCCGCGTTCGACCTGGACCCCGCCCGACCCGACGCGGTGGCGGCGGTCGAGGAGTCCAGCCGGGGCCGCATCCCGGAGCTGGCCCCGATCCGGGTCGGCCGGATGGCGGCGACGCCTTTCGCGTTCCTGCGCGGCTCGGCCGGACTCATGGCGTACGACCTGGCCCGCACCGCCATGACCGGGATCCGCGCCCAGATCTGCGGTGACGCCCATGCCGCGAACTTCGGTCTGTACGGCGACGCGCGGGGCGGACTGGTCATCGACCTCAACGACTTCGACGAGACCGTGGACGGCCCCTGGGAATGGGACCTCAAGCGTCTCGCCACCTCCTTGGTGCTCGCGGGCCGCGAGGCCGGCGCGGACGAGGACACCTGCCGCAGAGCGGCCCACGGCGCGGCTGGCTCCTACCGCCGCACCATGCGGCTCCTGGCGAAGCTGCCGGTGCTGGACGCGTGGAACGCCATCGCCGATGAGGAACTGGTCTCCCACACCGACGCGCACGACCTGCTCGGCACCCTGGAGCGGGTCTCCGAGAAGGCGCGGGCCAACACGAGTGGGCGGTTCGCGGCGAAGTCGACGGAGGTGACGGAGGACGGCGGCCGCCGCTTCGTCGACGCGGCGCCGGTGCTGCGCCGCGTCGCGGACGCGGAGGCTCACGCGGTGGCCGCGTCCCTGGAGCACTACCTGACCACCCTGTCCGAGGACCGCCACCCGCTGCTGGCCCGCCACTCGGTCCACGACGTCGCCTTCCGCATCGTCGGCACGGGCAGCGTGGGGACGAGGTCCTACGTGGTGCTGCTGCTCGACCACCGGGACGAGCCGCTGATCCTTCAGGTGAAGGAGGCCCGCGCCTCGGCCCTGGTCCCGCACCTGCTGACCGCCGGCTTCGACGTGCCCGAGGTGGAGCACGAGGGCCGCCGGGTGGTCATCGGCCAGAAACGCATGCAGGTCGTCAGCGACATACTGCTGGGCTGGACGACGGTCGACGGACTCCCCTTCCAGGTACGGCAGTTCCGTAACCGCAAGGGCAGCGTCGACCCGGCCGCGCTCGCCGCCGACCAGGTCGACGACTACGGCCGGATGACCGGCGCGCTTCTCGCCCGCGCCCACTCCCACAGCGCCGACCCGCGCCTCATCGCCGGCTACTGCGGAAAGAACGAGGAACTCGACGAGGCGATCGCCACCTTCGCCGTCGCCTACGCCGACCGTACGGAGGCGGACCACTCGGACCTGGTGGCGGCGGTACGGGCGGGACGGATCGCTGCGGAGACGGGCGTATGAGGTGCGGACGAGCCGAGTCGGAGCGGGGGAGTCCGGGCAGCGGGACGCGAGCGGGGCGCTGCGGGACGGCGGCCGGGTGGGTTCGGGGGAGCGTTGGCCTAGGCTGGTCGGGTGACGACCCCCGAAGCTGAGCAGCCGCGGCCCGAGGCACGGCTGGAGCAGGCCGTGCGGGCCGCCGAGCAGGCGTTGATCGAGTTCGAGATCGCGGTGGAGACCTTCCGCGTCGAGGTCGAGAACTTCTCGCGGCTCCACCATCAGAAACTCGGCCCGATGTACGCCCGGCTCGACGAACTGGACGCCCAGATCGCCGAGGCCAGGGCGGTCCGTACCGGTGATCCCGAGGATCGGCGCAAGGCCGCCGAGGCGCGGGCCCGGGTGATGCCGATGCCCGGGGTCGAGGAGCTGTTCCACGGCTGGATGGACGGCGAAGGGCTGTTCCCCGAGGCCGAGGCGATGCTCACGGATCAGCCGGTCCGGCCCCCGCAGCGGGTACGGCCCAGCGAGGAGGCCCGCAAGCTGTACCGCGAGCTGGCGCGCAAGGCGCATCCGGACCTGGCCCAGGAGGACGCCGAGCGGGCCCGGCGCGAGGAGTTCATCACCCGCGTCAACGCGGCCTACGCCCGTGGCGAGGAAGCGCTGCTGCGCGAGCTGGCCGAGGAGTGGGCGGCCGGCCCGGCGCCCGAGGAGCGCAGCCCGAGCCCCAGCGAGGAGCTCTACGCCCGCCTCGAGTGGCTCTCTCAGCGCAAGGAGATGCTCGCGCTGGTCGCCCGGGAACTGGAGGACGGCGCGATCGGCTCGATGCTCCGCATGGCGCCGGAGGACCCCGACCGGCTTCTGGACGAGATCGCCGACAAGCTCCTCGCGGACGTGGCCGCCCGCGAGGCGGAGCTGGCCGAGCTGGTGGGCCAGGCAGGTCCTTCGTCGACGTCGTGAACCGGCTGGAAACCCGGCCGGAAACCCGGCCGGCGGCAACCTCTTCACCTGGCCGAGCCGCGGGCTGCGCCGAGTCGGTGGGCTGGGCGGAGATGACGGGCTGGGCGGGACCGGTCGGGTCGTGTGCCGGGTCGGGTAGCGTCGGGCGTATGAGTTTCGGAGCTGGTGTGCCCACGGTCGAGGTCGCTGACCTCAAGGACGACGACTTCCTGCTGGACGTCCGCGAGGACGACGAGTGGCAGGCGGGTCATGCCGAAGGGGCACTGCACATCCCCATCAGCGAGTTCGTCGGCCGCTACGGTGAGCTGACCGAGGCGGCTCCGCAGGACGGTCGGGTCCACGTGATCTGCCGTTCCGGCGGTCGCTCGGCCCAGGTCACCATGTATCTCGTCCAGCAGGGCATCGACGCGGTGAACGTCGATGGCGGCATGCAGATCTGGGCCGCCGCGGGCCGCCCGGTCGTCACGGACGAGGGCAACCCGGGCTCGGTCCTGTAAGTCGTCGAACCGGCGGACCGGCGGACCGGCAGACCGTCGGACCGGTGCGTTGTCGGGTCGGTGGGTCGGTGGGTCGGTGGGTCGGTGGGTCGGTGGTCGCGGCTCGGCCGGGTTCGTCTTGTCGGGCGGGCGTCAGCTGAGGAGGTGGGCGGCCAGCAGGTCGCCCAGGGCCTCCTCGTGTGCCGCGGCCGGGCCGAGCGAGAGTTCCAGGTGCTTGGCCCAGGCGTGATACCGGTGCAGTGGGTAGTCGACATCGGCGCCGAAGCCTCCGTGCAGATGCTGTGCGGTCTGCACGACCCGCCGTACGCCTTCCGCAGCCCAGATCTTGGCCACGGCGACGTCTCCGGAGGCCGGTAGTGGGCCTGGCGCCCCCGAGGCGATCCGCCACGCGGCCTGCCACAGAGTGACCTCCATCGCTCGCAGGTCGATGTAGCGGTCGGCGGCCTGTACGGCGACGGCCTGGAAAGTGGCGATGGGGTGTCCGAACTGCTCCCGCTTGCCGGCGTACTCGGCGGTCATCGTCAGTACGCGCTCGCCCAGGCCGAGCGCCTGCGCGCAGGTCCCCGTGGTCAGCAGGGCGCGCAGCCACTCCCAGGCGCCGTCGGCGGTGATGACGTTCCGGTCGGCGATCTTCACCGATTCGAGGCGCAGTTCGCCGAGCCGCTCACCGGTGGTGGAGATCTGTTCGGCGAGCACGGCTCCTTCGTGCCCGCGTTCGACGACGGCGAGGACGCTCCGGCCGTCCCCGGTGTGTGCCGGTACGAGGACGAAGTCGGCGTCGTACGCCCACGGCACCATCGTCTGCACCCCGTCCAGCAGCCACTCGCCTGCGCCGGGCTCCCCCGGGCCGTCGCCTGCACCGGGTTCGTCACCTGTGCCGGTTCCGCCGGTTCCGTCGGTCGCGCCGACAGTGCTGTTCTGCCGTGCCGTCACCGCGAGTTCGGCGGGGTCGTGGCCGGTGCGGCCGTTCGCGGCGACGGTGAGGACGATCTCGCCCCGGCCGGCCCGAGCGAGCAGGGACGACTTCAACTCCGGTCCGCCGTAGGCCTGTAGGGCGGCGACGGCCGCGCTGCTCTCCAGCAGCGGCACTCGTGCCAGCACCTTCGACGCCTCACGCAGCAGCAGGCAGAGGGCGATGGCGTCGAGGCCCGCCCCGCCGAACTCCTCGTCCAGCAGCAGGCTCAGCAGGTCCGCCGAGGCCAGCTTGGCCCACAGTGCGCGGTCGAAGTCGTCGGCGACGGCGCCCCTGGTGAGCGCGGGGCTCGGCACGCCGTCGGGAGCGACCCCGGCGAACACGCCCCGCGCCGCTTCCGCCGCTGCCTGCTGCTCCTCGGTGAAGGTGAAGTCCACGGCCTGTCCTCCCGACGGTCAGCCCATCTGACGGAGCGTCAAGATAGAACAGGTTCTAGAAGAAGGGAACGGGGGCGGTCGGTCCGGGGGCAGTCGGTCGGTCCGAGGGAGACGGTCGGTCTCCCTCGGCGCGTTCCTCACCGGTCGAAGTCGACCTCCACCGCCTCCGTCAGCGGATGGGACTGGCAGGCCAGCACATACCCGGAGTCCGTTTCCTCCGGCTCCAGCGCGAAGTTGCGGTCCATGCGCACCTCACCGGAGACCAGGAAGGCCCGGCAGGTTCCGCACACCCCGCCCTTGCAGGCGTAGGGCGCGTCCGGCCGGTTGCGCAGCACCGTCTCCAGGACCGACTCACCGTCCCGCACGGGCCAGCTGCCGCCCCGGCCGTCGAGCCGGGCGGTCACGGTGCTGTGGGCGGGGGCCGCCACAGGTGCCGGGGGCGCCGTGACCTCCACGTGGAAGATCTCCTCGTGGATCCGGGACCGGGCGACCCCGATCTCCCGCAGCGCCTGTTCCGCGCCCTGGACGAGCCCGAACGGCCCGCACAGGAACCAGGCCGCCACTTCCGTCACCGGCAGCAGCGACGGCAGCAGCCCGGTCAACCGCTCCCGGTCCAGCCGCCCGGACGGCAGCCCGGCCTGCTGCTCCTCCCGGGAGAGCACGGTGACGAGCTGGAACCGCTCGGGGTACCTGTCCTTGAGGTCGGCGACCTCCTCCAGGAACATCGTCGAGGCAGCGGTCCGGTCGCTGCGGACGAGACAGAAGCGGGCGGCGGGCTCGCGGGCCAGCAGCGTCGAGACGATGGACAGCACCGGAGTGATCCCGCTGCCGCCGACGATCGCCGCGTACCGTCCGGGCGCGGGCACGAGGGTGAACCGTCCGGCCGGAGTCATCACCTCCAGCTCGTCGCCGACGGCGATCTCCTTCAGCGCGTACGTCGAGAAGGCTCCGCCTTCGACCAGCCGAACGCCCACCCGCAGGGTGCGGGGCCCCTCGCCGTCGGGCTCGGGCGCGGGCGAGCAGATCGAGTACGTCCGCCTGACCTCGGTCCCGTCGACCACGCGGCGCAGGGCGAGATGCTGGCCGGGCGCGTGCCGGTACTCCTCGCGCAGCGCGGCGGGGACCGCGAGGGTGAGGGTGACGGAGTCGTCGGTCAGGTGGTCCACCGCGGCCACCTGGAGCGGGTGGAAGCGGGCCATCACAGCTCCTTGAAGTGGTCGAAGGGTTCACGGCAGGCGAGGCAGCGCCGCAGCGCCTTGCAGGCGGTGGAGGAGAAGCGGCTGAGCAGCTCGGTGTCGGCGGAGCCGCAGTGCGGGCAGCTGATCGGCTCCAAGACCGCGCTCGCGCTCGTGCCACTGGCCTGGTCCGTGTCCGTGTCCGTGTAAGCCCCCGTTCCGGCCGTCGTCCCGGGTCCCGTCGCCGTCCCGGTCGCCGTCCGTGCGGCCGTGGGCTTCGGGGGGAGGGCGCGGGTGGGTCCCAGGGTGACGCCGACCGGTTCGGACGCCTTGCGCACGCGGGGCGGGGCGATCCCGAACTCGCGCAGTTTGCGGCGTCCTTCGGCGGAGATGTCGTCGGTCGACCAGGCGGGGGACAGCACCGTGCGCACGGTGACGTCCCGCACTCCGTGTGCGTGCAGCGCCCGTTCGATGTCCAGGGACATCGCCTCCACCGCCGGGCAGCCGGTGTAGGTGGGGGTCAGCTCGACCTCGACCGCGTCCGCGGCACGGACGTGCACCGCGCGCAGGACGCCGAGTTCCCGGAGGGTGATCACGGGCAGTTCGGGGTCGAGCACCGAACCGGCGACCTCGAGGAGTTCCGCCTCCAGCGGGGTGAGCGTCACCATGACGCGCCCGGGTGGCTGCGGTGCAGGTGCTGCATCTCGGCGATCATGCGGCCGAAGGACTCGGTGTGCAGGCCCTCGCGGCCCGCGCCCGCGCGCCAGGCTCCGGTGCGTGAGCCCTCGGGCGCGGCCAGGCCGGCCCGTCCCAGCACGCCCCGCACCGACTCCAGCCAGGCCGGTTCCAGCTCCGACGGAGCGAAACCGAGCCCGTCCACAGGGCGGAACATCTCTCCGGTGAAGCGCCACAGAGCCGTGCAGGCCAGTTGCATCCGCCCGTGGCTCTCCTCGGTCCCGTCGCCGAGCCGCAGCGTCCACTGTTCGGCGTGGTCGCGGTGGTAGGCGACCTCCTTGACGGCCTTCGCCGCCAGTCCCGCGAACGGGCCCTCAGTGGCCGCCAGCCGCGCGTACAGCAGGTGCTGGTAGGTGGAGAAGTACAGCTGGCGGGCGATGGTGTGGGCGAAGTCGCCGTTGGGCTGCTCGACCAACTGGAGGTTGCGGAAGGCGCGTTCCTCGCGCAGGTACGCCAACTCGTCCTCGTCGCCGGCCATCGACAGCAGGATCCGGGCCTGGCCCAGCAGGTCGAGGGCGATGTTGCCGAGGGCGACCTCCTCCTCGAGCACGGGCGCGTGGCCCATCCACTCCCCCAGGCGGTGGGAGAGCACCAGGGCGTCGTCGCCGAGAGCGAGGGCGGCGGTGCGGGTGTGCGTCGTCGTGGTCACAGGTGCTTCACCCCCTCCGGGATCTCGTAGAACGTCGGGTGCCGGTACGGCTTGTCGGCGGCGGGCTCGAAGAACGGGTCCTTCTCGTCCGGCGAGGAGGCGGTGATCGAGGATGACGGCACGACCCAGATCGAGACGCCCTCGCCGCGCCGGGTGTACAGGTCACGCGCGTTGCGCAGGGCGAATTCGGCGTCCGGCGCGTGCAGGCTGCCGGCGTGGGTGTGGGAGAGGCCGCGCCGGGAGCGCACGAAGACCTCCCACAGGGGCCAGTCGGTGTTCGTCATGCCTGCTCCACTTCCGTCCCAGAGCTGTGTTTGGCCGCGTAGGCGGCGGCCGCCTCTCGTACCCACGCGCCCTCGTCGTGCGCGCGCCTGCGTTGTGTGATCCGCTGCTCGTTGCAGGGGCCGTTGCCCTTGAGGACCTCCTTGAACTCGGTCC
Protein-coding regions in this window:
- a CDS encoding acyl-CoA dehydrogenase family protein translates to MDFTFTEEQQAAAEAARGVFAGVAPDGVPSPALTRGAVADDFDRALWAKLASADLLSLLLDEEFGGAGLDAIALCLLLREASKVLARVPLLESSAAVAALQAYGGPELKSSLLARAGRGEIVLTVAANGRTGHDPAELAVTARQNSTVGATDGTGGTGTGDEPGAGDGPGEPGAGEWLLDGVQTMVPWAYDADFVLVPAHTGDGRSVLAVVERGHEGAVLAEQISTTGERLGELRLESVKIADRNVITADGAWEWLRALLTTGTCAQALGLGERVLTMTAEYAGKREQFGHPIATFQAVAVQAADRYIDLRAMEVTLWQAAWRIASGAPGPLPASGDVAVAKIWAAEGVRRVVQTAQHLHGGFGADVDYPLHRYHAWAKHLELSLGPAAAHEEALGDLLAAHLLS
- a CDS encoding 2Fe-2S iron-sulfur cluster-binding protein, with translation MARFHPLQVAAVDHLTDDSVTLTLAVPAALREEYRHAPGQHLALRRVVDGTEVRRTYSICSPAPEPDGEGPRTLRVGVRLVEGGAFSTYALKEIAVGDELEVMTPAGRFTLVPAPGRYAAIVGGSGITPVLSIVSTLLAREPAARFCLVRSDRTAASTMFLEEVADLKDRYPERFQLVTVLSREEQQAGLPSGRLDRERLTGLLPSLLPVTEVAAWFLCGPFGLVQGAEQALREIGVARSRIHEEIFHVEVTAPPAPVAAPAHSTVTARLDGRGGSWPVRDGESVLETVLRNRPDAPYACKGGVCGTCRAFLVSGEVRMDRNFALEPEETDSGYVLACQSHPLTEAVEVDFDR
- a CDS encoding rhodanese-like domain-containing protein — protein: MPTVEVADLKDDDFLLDVREDDEWQAGHAEGALHIPISEFVGRYGELTEAAPQDGRVHVICRSGGRSAQVTMYLVQQGIDAVNVDGGMQIWAAAGRPVVTDEGNPGSVL
- the paaC gene encoding 1,2-phenylacetyl-CoA epoxidase subunit PaaC; translated protein: MTTTTHTRTAALALGDDALVLSHRLGEWMGHAPVLEEEVALGNIALDLLGQARILLSMAGDEDELAYLREERAFRNLQLVEQPNGDFAHTIARQLYFSTYQHLLYARLAATEGPFAGLAAKAVKEVAYHRDHAEQWTLRLGDGTEESHGRMQLACTALWRFTGEMFRPVDGLGFAPSELEPAWLESVRGVLGRAGLAAPEGSRTGAWRAGAGREGLHTESFGRMIAEMQHLHRSHPGASW
- the paaD gene encoding 1,2-phenylacetyl-CoA epoxidase subunit PaaD, translated to MVTLTPLEAELLEVAGSVLDPELPVITLRELGVLRAVHVRAADAVEVELTPTYTGCPAVEAMSLDIERALHAHGVRDVTVRTVLSPAWSTDDISAEGRRKLREFGIAPPRVRKASEPVGVTLGPTRALPPKPTAARTATGTATGPGTTAGTGAYTDTDTDQASGTSASAVLEPISCPHCGSADTELLSRFSSTACKALRRCLACREPFDHFKEL
- a CDS encoding J domain-containing protein; translation: MTTPEAEQPRPEARLEQAVRAAEQALIEFEIAVETFRVEVENFSRLHHQKLGPMYARLDELDAQIAEARAVRTGDPEDRRKAAEARARVMPMPGVEELFHGWMDGEGLFPEAEAMLTDQPVRPPQRVRPSEEARKLYRELARKAHPDLAQEDAERARREEFITRVNAAYARGEEALLRELAEEWAAGPAPEERSPSPSEELYARLEWLSQRKEMLALVARELEDGAIGSMLRMAPEDPDRLLDEIADKLLADVAAREAELAELVGQAGPSSTS
- the paaB gene encoding 1,2-phenylacetyl-CoA epoxidase subunit PaaB, producing MTNTDWPLWEVFVRSRRGLSHTHAGSLHAPDAEFALRNARDLYTRRGEGVSIWVVPSSSITASSPDEKDPFFEPAADKPYRHPTFYEIPEGVKHL
- a CDS encoding DUF2252 domain-containing protein; its protein translation is MGGARRLPRVRGFADRPAGPPAAGAESGAAPGSPKVEGKALRGRVPRSAHAAFDLDPARPDAVAAVEESSRGRIPELAPIRVGRMAATPFAFLRGSAGLMAYDLARTAMTGIRAQICGDAHAANFGLYGDARGGLVIDLNDFDETVDGPWEWDLKRLATSLVLAGREAGADEDTCRRAAHGAAGSYRRTMRLLAKLPVLDAWNAIADEELVSHTDAHDLLGTLERVSEKARANTSGRFAAKSTEVTEDGGRRFVDAAPVLRRVADAEAHAVAASLEHYLTTLSEDRHPLLARHSVHDVAFRIVGTGSVGTRSYVVLLLDHRDEPLILQVKEARASALVPHLLTAGFDVPEVEHEGRRVVIGQKRMQVVSDILLGWTTVDGLPFQVRQFRNRKGSVDPAALAADQVDDYGRMTGALLARAHSHSADPRLIAGYCGKNEELDEAIATFAVAYADRTEADHSDLVAAVRAGRIAAETGV